A segment of the Candidatus Tanganyikabacteria bacterium genome:
GGTGCATCGACCCCTTCAAGCGCAAGGTCGAGCTATTCGTGCTTACCCGGGGGAAGTTCGGCGCGCCCGAGGTCGCCGCTCCCGGCGCGACCCTGGCGTCGCACGTGCTGCCGGGCCTCGAGGTCCAGGTGGGCGAACTGTTCGAGTAGGCGCCGGGCCACTCGCCTGTAGCCCGCGGTGATCCTGCAGCCCAGGACCCGTCGCCTCGGTCACCCGAAGAGCCGCAGGCCCGCCTCGGTGGCAAGGCGCACCACGGGCGATCCGGAGTAATGGCCGGCGAGCTCCTCGGACGTCGCGACGAAGAGGTCGACCGGGCAGGGGACAGGTCTCATCGCACCAAGCACCTCCGGAATGCGATCTCGCGGGCACGCATGCGGGCTCGTTGCGACTTCCACCAGGATGTCGGCATCCGAGCGCGGAGTCGGGATGCCCCGTACGAGTGAACCGAAAAGCCATATCCGGCGGATTTCCGGCATGTTCTCGGCCGCGCGGCCAGCGGCCT
Coding sequences within it:
- a CDS encoding nucleotidyltransferase domain-containing protein; this encodes MPGRSSRSAGATYLDSAERIRQLREAAGRAAENMPEIRRIWLFGSLVRGIPTPRSDADILVEVATSPHACPRDRIPEVLGAMRPVPCPVDLFVATSEELAGHYSGSPVVRLATEAGLRLFG